The following proteins come from a genomic window of Halomarina ordinaria:
- a CDS encoding DUF7563 family protein yields the protein MAKCDHCDAHVSERFARVFADEYGRLLACPSCSANAGIAEVSRDRANNA from the coding sequence ATGGCCAAGTGCGACCACTGTGACGCGCATGTCTCGGAGCGCTTCGCGCGGGTGTTCGCCGACGAGTACGGACGGCTTCTCGCCTGTCCGAGTTGTTCGGCGAACGCCGGTATAGCTGAAGTCTCACGAGATCGCGCAAACAACGCGTGA
- a CDS encoding GIY-YIG nuclease family protein → MPTDTHYVYVLRCGDDTLYTGYTTDVERRLREHRSGTGAKYTRGRGPLSVVHVESYGSRSAAMAREYEVKQLSRRGKERLCDDDRPTG, encoded by the coding sequence GTGCCGACTGACACTCACTACGTCTACGTCCTGCGCTGCGGCGACGACACGCTCTACACCGGCTACACCACCGACGTCGAGCGCCGCCTGCGCGAGCACCGCTCGGGAACGGGCGCGAAGTACACCCGCGGTCGCGGGCCGCTCTCGGTCGTCCACGTCGAGTCCTACGGGAGTCGGTCGGCCGCGATGGCCCGCGAGTACGAGGTGAAACAGCTCTCGCGACGGGGGAAGGAACGCCTCTGCGACGACGACCGACCGACGGGGTAA
- a CDS encoding phosphoglucomutase/phosphomannomutase family protein has product MEHISFGTDGWRATLDTFTEPRVRMVGQAVADHLRAAGDPGAVAVGYDARDTSRGFADALAEVLADNGFEVLVSERDCPTPVLAWTVRDRGLAGGLMVTASHNPPEYNGVKFLPPGGAPALPEVTDDLEDRLAEPTALPEADRGTVREDTFTAAYCQHAVDFAADPDLDGLRIAYDAMHGSGRGVTDDLLAAAGASVERLRTDRDPTFGGESPEPTAERLGDLVARVTEGDADLGFANDGDADRLGVITPERGSLDPNLLYAVLYDYLLDSGTGGAVRTVSTTSVIDRIAEAHGERAVEVPVGFKWVAEGMREHDALVGGEESGGFGITAHLRNKDGVLLALVLAAAHAERPLDERADDIEAEFGEIHQGRVSVTCPDDRKAAVLDSLDGDLPETIAGVAVADVGTADGFKVFLEDGTWLLVRPSGTEPKLRVYAEADSAERVEELLAAGSDLVEPRV; this is encoded by the coding sequence ATGGAGCACATCTCGTTCGGGACCGACGGCTGGCGGGCGACGCTCGACACCTTCACCGAACCTCGCGTCCGGATGGTCGGTCAGGCCGTCGCCGACCACCTGCGCGCCGCGGGCGACCCGGGCGCGGTCGCCGTCGGCTACGACGCCCGCGACACCTCCCGCGGGTTCGCGGACGCCCTCGCCGAGGTGCTCGCGGACAACGGCTTCGAGGTGCTCGTCAGCGAGCGCGACTGCCCGACGCCGGTGCTCGCGTGGACCGTCCGGGACCGCGGCCTCGCGGGCGGGTTGATGGTGACGGCGAGTCACAACCCGCCGGAGTACAACGGCGTGAAGTTCCTCCCGCCCGGGGGTGCTCCCGCCCTCCCGGAGGTGACCGACGACCTCGAAGACCGGCTCGCGGAGCCGACGGCGCTCCCCGAGGCCGACCGCGGGACGGTGCGCGAGGACACGTTCACGGCCGCCTACTGCCAGCACGCGGTCGACTTCGCGGCCGACCCCGACCTCGACGGGCTTCGCATCGCCTACGACGCCATGCACGGCAGCGGCCGCGGCGTCACCGACGACCTGCTCGCGGCGGCGGGCGCGAGCGTCGAGCGCCTGCGGACCGACCGCGACCCGACCTTCGGGGGCGAGTCGCCCGAACCGACCGCCGAGCGCCTGGGCGACCTCGTCGCGCGCGTGACCGAGGGCGACGCCGACCTCGGGTTCGCCAACGACGGCGACGCCGACCGTCTCGGGGTCATCACGCCGGAACGGGGCTCCCTCGACCCGAACCTCCTCTACGCCGTCCTCTACGACTACCTGCTCGACTCCGGTACCGGAGGGGCGGTCCGCACCGTCTCGACGACGTCCGTCATCGACCGCATCGCCGAGGCGCACGGCGAGCGAGCCGTCGAGGTGCCCGTCGGCTTCAAGTGGGTCGCGGAGGGGATGCGCGAGCACGACGCGCTCGTCGGCGGCGAGGAGTCCGGCGGCTTCGGCATCACCGCCCACCTCCGTAACAAGGACGGCGTCCTCCTGGCGCTCGTGCTCGCGGCCGCCCACGCCGAGCGCCCGCTCGACGAGCGCGCCGACGACATCGAGGCCGAGTTCGGCGAGATTCACCAGGGACGGGTGAGCGTCACCTGTCCCGACGACCGGAAGGCGGCCGTCCTCGACTCCCTCGACGGTGACCTGCCGGAGACCATCGCGGGCGTCGCCGTCGCCGACGTGGGCACCGCCGACGGCTTCAAGGTCTTCCTCGAGGACGGGACGTGGCTGCTCGTCCGACCCAGCGGGACCGAACCCAAACTCCGAGTGTACGCCGAGGCCGACTCCGCAGAACGCGTCGAGGAACTGCTCGCCGCGGGGAGCGACCTCGTCGAACCGCGGGTCTGA
- a CDS encoding GNAT family N-acetyltransferase gives MSDATVGRARPDEALAVRRVLDAALLDVDDLDDAIRRGAVFVARRKDRVVGALVLDDEHVTAVAVRRRRRARGVGTALVERALSERGRLTADFREAVRPFYASLGFTIEEREDGRLWGRLDESARD, from the coding sequence GTGAGCGACGCGACAGTGGGCCGCGCCCGCCCGGACGAGGCGCTCGCGGTGCGTCGCGTCCTCGACGCGGCGCTCCTCGACGTCGACGACCTCGACGACGCCATCCGACGAGGGGCCGTGTTCGTCGCCCGACGCAAGGACCGCGTGGTCGGGGCGCTGGTGCTCGACGACGAGCACGTGACCGCCGTGGCGGTGCGGCGACGACGACGAGCGCGGGGCGTCGGGACGGCCCTGGTCGAGCGGGCGCTCTCGGAGCGCGGACGGCTCACCGCCGACTTCCGCGAGGCGGTCCGCCCCTTCTACGCGTCGCTCGGCTTCACCATCGAGGAACGCGAGGACGGACGGCTGTGGGGCCGACTGGACGAGTCGGCGAGGGATTGA
- the samp2 gene encoding ubiquitin-like small modifier protein SAMP2, whose product MRVTVEVVGEATHTVELDAPTYGDLLREVGLNHHEATALVDGRPVPEDAPADAERVRVLRLIKGG is encoded by the coding sequence ATGCGCGTGACCGTCGAGGTCGTCGGCGAGGCGACCCACACCGTCGAACTGGACGCGCCCACCTACGGCGACCTGCTCCGCGAGGTGGGACTGAACCACCACGAGGCGACGGCACTGGTCGACGGCCGGCCCGTCCCCGAGGACGCACCGGCCGACGCGGAGCGCGTGCGAGTCCTGCGGCTCATCAAGGGCGGGTGA
- a CDS encoding bactofilin family protein, translating into MGSSRQVRTGAVVVALVVLLAALPGVVAAETRTGGSVVVGENEVVDGDLDVFAGSVVVRGTVTGDVNAFGGSVDVDGRVDGDVNAFGGTVDVGPEGVVGGSLEAAGGDVTIAGQVDGDATVGAETVRLTDTAAIGGDLEYDGTLERSEGATVDGTVTQSDSVSVEPVPVDPRVADLVGTVYTFLASLLFGALLLLVLPGFSRRVATTALDAPLRSGGVGLLVLFAVPLVLVLFAITIVGLPITFLGAFLFVLVAWMGSVYGRVAVGAWLLRFADVRNRWAALVVGLLVVGVLTLVPILGGLVEFVVTLLGLGALATVLYRAARGGNEGRTTATAASDEEPEHPGTA; encoded by the coding sequence ATGGGTTCCAGCAGACAGGTTCGAACGGGGGCGGTGGTCGTCGCGCTCGTCGTACTCCTCGCGGCGCTCCCGGGGGTGGTCGCCGCCGAGACGCGAACCGGCGGGTCGGTCGTCGTCGGCGAGAACGAGGTGGTCGACGGCGACCTCGACGTCTTCGCCGGGTCGGTGGTGGTTCGCGGGACCGTCACGGGAGACGTCAACGCCTTCGGGGGGTCCGTCGACGTCGACGGCCGCGTGGACGGCGACGTGAACGCCTTCGGCGGGACGGTCGACGTCGGTCCCGAGGGGGTCGTCGGCGGGTCGCTGGAGGCCGCCGGCGGCGACGTCACCATCGCCGGACAGGTCGACGGCGACGCCACCGTCGGCGCCGAGACCGTCCGCCTGACCGACACCGCCGCCATCGGCGGCGACCTGGAGTACGACGGCACGCTCGAACGGAGCGAGGGAGCGACCGTCGACGGGACCGTCACGCAGAGCGATAGCGTGAGCGTCGAACCGGTGCCGGTCGACCCGCGCGTCGCCGACCTCGTCGGGACGGTGTACACGTTCCTCGCGTCGCTGCTGTTCGGCGCGCTCCTCCTGCTCGTCCTCCCGGGGTTCTCGCGACGGGTCGCGACGACGGCACTCGACGCGCCGCTACGCTCGGGGGGAGTCGGCCTCCTCGTCCTCTTCGCGGTGCCCCTCGTCCTCGTGCTGTTCGCCATCACCATCGTCGGCCTCCCCATCACGTTCCTCGGGGCGTTCCTGTTCGTCCTCGTCGCGTGGATGGGCAGCGTCTACGGGCGGGTCGCGGTCGGCGCGTGGCTGTTGCGGTTCGCCGACGTGCGCAACCGCTGGGCGGCGCTGGTCGTCGGCCTCCTCGTCGTCGGCGTCCTCACGCTCGTGCCGATACTCGGGGGGCTCGTCGAGTTCGTCGTCACGTTGCTGGGGCTCGGTGCGCTCGCGACGGTCCTCTATCGCGCTGCACGCGGGGGGAACGAGGGGCGCACGACCGCGACGGCCGCGAGCGACGAGGAGCCGGAACACCCGGGGACGGCCTGA
- a CDS encoding replication factor C small subunit, whose translation MSEAEAEPRARGREVWIEKYRPQSLDEVFGQEDIVGRLQSYIAKDDLPHLLFAGPAGVGKTTSATAIAKELYGENWRENFLELNASDERGIDVVRDRIKNFARSSFGGHDYRIIFLDEADALTSDAQSALRRTMEQFSNNTRFILSCNYSSQIIDPIQSRCAVFRFAPLSDDAVADQLRAIADEEGIELTDDGLDALVYAAAGDMRKGINGLQAASVVGDTVDEEAVFAITSTARPEAIEEMVRKALDGDFIAARSQLDSLLVEEGIAGGDVIDQLHRSVWDFGLSDREAVRVMDRIGEADYRITVGANEQVQLEALLASIALENEA comes from the coding sequence ATGAGCGAGGCCGAGGCCGAACCGCGGGCGCGCGGGCGCGAGGTCTGGATAGAGAAGTACCGTCCCCAGTCGCTCGACGAGGTGTTCGGGCAGGAGGACATCGTCGGTCGCCTGCAGAGCTACATCGCGAAGGACGACCTGCCGCACCTGCTGTTCGCCGGCCCCGCGGGCGTGGGGAAGACGACGAGCGCGACGGCCATCGCGAAGGAACTCTACGGCGAGAACTGGCGGGAGAACTTCCTCGAGCTGAACGCGAGCGACGAGCGCGGCATCGACGTGGTCCGCGACCGCATCAAGAACTTCGCACGCTCGTCGTTCGGCGGGCACGACTACCGCATCATCTTCCTCGACGAGGCCGACGCGCTGACGAGCGACGCCCAGTCGGCGCTGCGCCGGACGATGGAGCAGTTCTCGAACAACACGCGCTTCATCCTCTCGTGTAACTACTCCAGTCAGATTATCGACCCCATCCAGTCGCGGTGTGCGGTGTTCCGGTTCGCGCCGCTGTCGGACGACGCCGTCGCCGACCAGTTGCGCGCCATCGCCGACGAGGAGGGCATCGAGCTGACCGACGACGGCCTCGACGCGCTGGTGTACGCCGCCGCTGGCGACATGCGCAAGGGCATCAACGGCCTGCAGGCGGCGAGCGTCGTCGGCGACACCGTCGACGAGGAGGCGGTCTTCGCCATCACCTCGACCGCCCGCCCGGAGGCCATCGAGGAGATGGTCCGGAAGGCCCTCGACGGCGACTTCATCGCCGCCCGTTCGCAACTCGACTCGTTGCTCGTCGAGGAGGGCATCGCCGGCGGCGACGTCATCGACCAGCTCCACCGCTCGGTGTGGGACTTCGGCCTCTCGGACCGCGAGGCGGTGCGCGTGATGGACCGCATCGGCGAGGCCGACTACCGCATCACCGTCGGGGCGAACGAGCAGGTCCAGCTGGAGGCGCTGCTCGCGAGCATCGCGCTGGAGAACGAGGCGTAG
- a CDS encoding TspO/MBR family protein, whose amino-acid sequence MEAVSSRRLPDLRALAGLVLAVLACELVGITAAVFTQTGLSTWYGTLTRPELAPPNWVFGPVWTTLYALMGVAVWLAWRNGTGRARTVAVSLFVVQLALNFSWSFVFFGAQEILAALAVIVALLVAIVATMAAFWRVDRRAAPLMVPYLAWVAFATYLNYGFWTLN is encoded by the coding sequence ATGGAAGCCGTCTCCTCCCGTCGACTCCCCGACCTCCGGGCGCTCGCGGGGCTGGTCCTCGCCGTTCTCGCCTGCGAACTCGTCGGCATCACCGCCGCCGTGTTCACGCAGACGGGACTCAGCACGTGGTACGGAACGCTCACGCGTCCGGAACTCGCCCCGCCGAACTGGGTGTTCGGTCCCGTCTGGACGACGCTGTACGCGCTGATGGGCGTCGCCGTCTGGCTCGCCTGGCGCAACGGGACCGGGCGCGCTCGAACCGTCGCCGTCTCGCTGTTCGTCGTCCAGCTCGCGCTCAACTTCTCGTGGTCGTTCGTCTTCTTCGGCGCCCAGGAGATACTCGCCGCGCTCGCCGTCATCGTCGCCCTGCTCGTCGCCATCGTGGCGACCATGGCCGCGTTCTGGCGCGTCGACCGCCGTGCCGCGCCGCTGATGGTCCCCTACCTCGCGTGGGTCGCGTTCGCCACGTACCTGAACTACGGGTTCTGGACGCTGAACTGA